A single window of Acetohalobium arabaticum DSM 5501 DNA harbors:
- a CDS encoding RnfABCDGE type electron transport complex subunit B — translation MDLSLFKVSIPSMGVMGAIFAGGLAIASSKLAVEVDPRIEEIEEVLPGANCGACGEPGCSSFAEAVVNGNAEINGCPVGGSEVAGEIAEIMGVESGDSVRRIATLLCKGGDEETFARSEYRGIESCKAADIAGGGNKSCVYGCLGFGDCEAVCSFDAIKMNENGLPEVIADECTGCGNCVEECPKGLFTLVEEGQEVFIHCSSHSGGKDVKEACKTGCIGCGVCETKCPVDAITIEDNLAVIDYEECINCGVCAEACPMDTIEAPKAKDQVSAVDETEETDTGDDRECSIYITEECVGCGVCVEECPVDAISSEDGEIHNIDPEVCIECENCVEVCPTDAIQSKEGETEEAEKTNSNDAAEEDDHECSIYITEECVGCGVCVEECPVDAISGEDGEIHNIDPEVCIECENCVEVCPTEAIETE, via the coding sequence GTGGATTTAAGTCTATTTAAAGTATCAATTCCAAGTATGGGAGTTATGGGGGCTATTTTTGCTGGTGGATTAGCAATTGCATCATCTAAATTAGCAGTAGAAGTAGATCCTAGAATAGAAGAGATTGAAGAGGTGCTGCCTGGTGCTAATTGTGGTGCCTGTGGAGAGCCGGGCTGTAGTAGTTTTGCTGAAGCAGTAGTAAATGGTAATGCTGAAATAAATGGCTGTCCAGTAGGCGGCAGTGAAGTAGCAGGTGAAATTGCAGAAATCATGGGAGTTGAAAGCGGCGATTCAGTACGTAGAATTGCTACATTGCTCTGTAAAGGCGGAGATGAAGAAACCTTTGCCCGCTCTGAATATCGCGGAATTGAAAGCTGTAAAGCAGCTGATATTGCAGGTGGTGGAAATAAATCCTGTGTCTACGGCTGTTTAGGCTTTGGTGATTGTGAAGCTGTCTGTTCGTTTGATGCTATTAAGATGAATGAGAATGGACTTCCGGAAGTTATTGCTGATGAATGTACCGGCTGTGGAAACTGTGTGGAGGAATGTCCTAAAGGCTTATTTACTTTAGTAGAAGAGGGCCAGGAAGTATTTATCCACTGTAGTTCTCATAGTGGAGGCAAGGATGTAAAAGAGGCCTGCAAAACAGGCTGCATAGGATGTGGAGTCTGTGAGACGAAGTGTCCAGTAGATGCTATAACTATCGAAGATAATCTGGCAGTTATAGATTATGAAGAATGTATTAATTGTGGAGTCTGTGCCGAGGCTTGCCCGATGGATACTATCGAAGCACCTAAAGCTAAAGATCAGGTGTCAGCAGTAGATGAAACAGAAGAGACAGATACTGGGGATGACAGAGAATGTAGTATCTACATTACCGAAGAATGTGTTGGCTGTGGGGTCTGTGTAGAAGAATGTCCAGTAGATGCCATAAGTAGTGAGGATGGCGAGATTCATAACATAGATCCAGAAGTCTGTATCGAATGTGAAAACTGTGTTGAAGTCTGTCCCACTGATGCAATTCAGTCTAAAGAAGGAGAAACAGAAGAAGCTGAGAAAACAAATAGTAATGATGCTGCCGAGGAAGATGATCATGAATGCAGTATCTACATTACTGAAGAATGTGTCGGCTGCGGTGTTTGCGTAGAAGAATGTCCAGTAGATGCCATAAGCGGTGAGGACGGAGAGATTCATAATATAGATCCAGAAGTCTGTATTGAGTGTGAAAACTGTGTTGAAGTCTGTCCTACAGAGGCTATCGAAACTGAATAA
- a CDS encoding ubiquinone/menaquinone biosynthesis methyltransferase: MNKENRVYKIFQSIALKYDLMNKLMSFGLDNRWRRLVAKQAALKPGDKVLDVGGGTGRLSLELAKLLNDNGSVVCMDFSENMLQKAEKDLKDHRCYDRLEFKVDNAMDISFAANTFDAVTSAWVLRNVDDISQVLAEMKRVVKPGGRVVSLDLAKPKSELYNSLYSFYLAKIIPVIGRLIYGQSDPYEYLYDSWKYFPNQEQLAKKFRDVGLINVDYYELMGGVLAIHVGQMPS; this comes from the coding sequence ATGAATAAAGAAAATCGTGTTTATAAAATATTCCAATCTATAGCTTTAAAGTATGATTTAATGAATAAATTGATGTCCTTTGGACTTGATAACCGCTGGCGTCGTTTAGTTGCCAAGCAAGCAGCTTTAAAACCGGGAGATAAGGTATTAGATGTAGGAGGGGGAACCGGTAGATTAAGTTTGGAATTAGCTAAATTATTGAATGATAACGGTTCAGTTGTCTGTATGGACTTTAGTGAAAATATGTTACAGAAGGCTGAAAAAGATTTAAAGGATCATCGATGTTATGATCGGCTTGAATTTAAGGTTGATAATGCTATGGATATTTCATTTGCAGCTAATACCTTTGATGCTGTAACCAGTGCCTGGGTATTAAGAAATGTTGATGATATTTCGCAGGTATTAGCAGAGATGAAACGGGTAGTAAAGCCAGGAGGAAGAGTAGTTTCTTTAGATTTAGCTAAACCAAAGTCAGAATTATATAATAGTTTATATTCTTTTTATTTAGCTAAGATCATACCAGTAATCGGCCGATTGATTTATGGCCAATCTGATCCTTATGAGTACCTTTATGATTCATGGAAATATTTTCCTAATCAGGAGCAGCTAGCCAAGAAATTCAGAGATGTGGGATTAATCAATGTAGATTATTATGAACTAATGGGAGGAGTTCTGGCTATTCATGTTGGCCAAATGCCTTCCTAA